The Herbaspirillum sp. RTI4 genome has a segment encoding these proteins:
- a CDS encoding DUF6139 family protein has protein sequence MMRVDIYKRAESGNLYSYLAVPEEKPLPQEVTSTDWVPVEKKVDITDAKRPKYTLSPADLIIQIQQKGYAITRLQDQSPH, from the coding sequence ATGATGAGAGTGGATATTTACAAGCGTGCAGAAAGTGGCAACTTATATTCTTACCTGGCCGTGCCGGAAGAAAAACCATTGCCGCAGGAAGTGACGAGCACGGATTGGGTACCGGTTGAAAAGAAGGTCGATATCACCGATGCCAAACGGCCTAAATATACCTTGAGCCCTGCCGATCTGATTATCCAGATTCAGCAAAAAGGCTATGCCATCACGCGCTTGCAGGATCAGTCTCCGCATTAA
- the pgm gene encoding phosphoglucomutase (alpha-D-glucose-1,6-bisphosphate-dependent) has translation MSSIHEHAGKLADPSALVDISELITAYFTLQPEPDQPTQQVAFGTSGHRGMALQRSFNEWHVLAMTQALCDYRVQQHIDGPLFVGIDTHALSTPAFASTMEVLAANGVTTMIPAGKQYTPTPAVSHAILCHNRGRAPGASGAADGVVITPSHNPPDNGGYKYNSPNGGPADTVVTRWIEQRANEYLEKRLAGVRRISFDGALRAATTHHYDFLGRYVDDLEAVIDMEVIRSSGIVLGVDPLGGAGVAYWERIADQYRLHLDVVNRVVDATFRFVPQDWDGQIRMDPSSPYAMSGLIGMKSRFDVSFACDADHDRHGIVAKSSGLLPSNNYLAVAIDYLFRHRPDWRSDAGIGKTLVSSQLIDRVAARLGRPLVETPVGFKWFVDGLHDGSLGFGGEESAGACFLRKDGQAWSTDKDGITAALLSAEMTARTGRDPGETYLELTQQLGTPFNGRVDAPATPAQKKILSKLSPQDVDSTELAGEKIERILTTAPANQVPFGGLKIETANGWFAARPSGTENIYKIYAESFRDQAHLDKIFEQAQHIVTTTLKRQD, from the coding sequence ATGAGCAGCATTCATGAACACGCAGGCAAACTGGCAGACCCTTCGGCGCTGGTAGATATTTCTGAACTGATCACGGCTTACTTCACTTTGCAGCCAGAGCCGGATCAGCCTACGCAACAGGTGGCTTTCGGTACGTCCGGCCATCGTGGCATGGCGCTGCAGCGCAGCTTCAATGAGTGGCATGTGCTGGCCATGACGCAAGCGCTTTGCGATTACCGCGTGCAGCAGCATATCGACGGGCCTTTGTTTGTGGGGATTGATACGCACGCGCTGTCGACGCCGGCATTTGCCAGCACGATGGAAGTGCTGGCGGCCAATGGGGTGACGACCATGATTCCGGCGGGCAAGCAATACACGCCGACACCGGCGGTGTCGCACGCCATCCTGTGCCATAACCGTGGCCGCGCGCCGGGTGCCAGCGGCGCGGCCGACGGGGTGGTGATTACCCCTTCGCACAATCCGCCGGACAACGGCGGTTACAAATACAACTCGCCCAATGGTGGCCCGGCCGATACGGTGGTCACGCGCTGGATAGAGCAGCGCGCCAATGAGTATCTGGAAAAGCGTCTGGCGGGTGTGCGCCGCATCAGCTTTGATGGCGCGCTGCGCGCCGCGACGACGCATCATTACGATTTTCTGGGGCGCTATGTCGATGATCTGGAAGCGGTGATCGACATGGAAGTGATTCGTTCTTCCGGCATTGTGCTGGGCGTGGATCCGCTCGGCGGCGCTGGCGTGGCGTATTGGGAGCGCATCGCGGATCAGTACCGTCTGCATCTGGATGTGGTCAATCGGGTGGTGGATGCCACTTTCCGCTTTGTGCCGCAGGATTGGGACGGGCAAATCCGCATGGACCCGTCTTCGCCTTACGCCATGTCGGGCCTGATCGGAATGAAGTCGCGTTTTGATGTGTCTTTTGCGTGCGACGCCGACCATGATCGTCATGGCATTGTGGCCAAGAGCAGCGGCTTGCTGCCGTCGAATAATTATCTGGCGGTGGCGATCGACTATCTGTTTCGTCATCGGCCTGACTGGCGCTCCGATGCCGGTATCGGCAAGACACTGGTCAGCAGCCAGCTGATTGATCGTGTTGCCGCCCGGCTGGGCCGGCCGCTGGTGGAAACGCCGGTCGGGTTTAAATGGTTTGTCGATGGTCTGCACGATGGCAGCCTGGGATTCGGCGGCGAAGAAAGTGCTGGCGCGTGTTTCCTGCGTAAGGACGGACAGGCATGGAGTACCGATAAGGACGGCATCACGGCGGCGTTGCTGTCGGCAGAAATGACGGCGCGCACCGGTCGCGATCCGGGCGAGACCTATCTGGAACTGACGCAGCAACTCGGCACGCCTTTTAATGGTCGGGTGGATGCGCCAGCGACGCCGGCGCAAAAGAAAATTCTGTCGAAATTGTCGCCGCAAGATGTGGATTCGACCGAGCTGGCAGGCGAAAAGATAGAACGCATTCTGACGACCGCACCGGCCAATCAGGTGCCGTTCGGCGGTTTGAAAATAGAAACGGCCAACGGCTGGTTCGCTGCCCGGCCTTCCGGCACGGAAAATATTTATAAGATTTACGCTGAAAGTTTCCGCGATCAGGCGCATCTCGACAAAATTTTTGAGCAGGCGCAACACATCGTAACGACCACGCTCAAGCGGCAGGACTGA
- a CDS encoding putative zinc-binding peptidase yields the protein MKTFHCDTCGQHVFFENVVCENCGSMLGYQPDLMLVNAYEAAIEAGIWRGINPANAGKKYKQCKNYTEMQVCNWMLDADSPHELCASCQLTQIIPELTNSNNRVYWERLESAKRRLLYTLAELNLFPPSKADDPVRGLAFEFLDSVPGGEPVLTGHADGLITLNIAEANPVVRERTREQMHEPYRTLLGHFRHESGHYYFDRLIAGTHWEAGFRTLFGDERLDYQQALEAHYANGPAVDWNQNFISSYAGSHPWEDWAESWAHYLHMIDTLETSQACGLSATPQKNTEPRLDLAAAVNAPLVADVAFDNLIKNWLALTYVLNSLSRSVGVADSYPFMLSPKVIEKLRFIDSMLQAQRP from the coding sequence ATGAAAACCTTCCACTGCGACACTTGCGGCCAGCATGTCTTTTTTGAAAATGTAGTCTGCGAAAACTGCGGCAGCATGCTGGGCTACCAGCCCGATCTGATGCTGGTCAATGCCTACGAAGCCGCAATCGAAGCGGGAATCTGGCGCGGCATCAATCCTGCCAACGCCGGAAAAAAGTACAAGCAATGCAAAAACTACACCGAAATGCAGGTCTGCAACTGGATGCTGGACGCCGACTCACCCCATGAGCTGTGCGCCTCCTGCCAGCTCACGCAAATCATTCCGGAGCTCACCAATTCCAACAACCGGGTCTATTGGGAGCGACTGGAATCGGCCAAACGCCGCCTGCTCTACACGCTGGCCGAACTCAATCTGTTTCCGCCTTCCAAGGCCGACGACCCCGTGCGCGGCCTCGCTTTCGAATTCCTCGACAGCGTCCCCGGCGGCGAACCGGTACTGACCGGCCATGCCGACGGCCTCATTACGCTCAATATCGCCGAAGCCAATCCGGTCGTCCGCGAGCGCACCCGAGAGCAAATGCATGAACCCTACCGCACGCTGCTCGGCCACTTCCGGCATGAAAGCGGCCACTATTATTTCGACCGACTGATTGCCGGCACCCATTGGGAAGCCGGATTTCGCACCTTGTTCGGCGACGAACGGCTCGATTATCAGCAAGCGCTGGAAGCGCATTACGCCAACGGCCCGGCCGTCGACTGGAATCAGAACTTCATCAGCAGTTATGCCGGCTCCCATCCGTGGGAAGACTGGGCCGAGTCCTGGGCGCATTACCTGCACATGATCGATACGCTGGAAACCTCGCAAGCCTGCGGTTTATCCGCCACGCCGCAAAAAAATACCGAACCCCGGCTCGACCTCGCCGCCGCTGTCAACGCACCGCTGGTAGCCGATGTTGCTTTCGACAATCTGATAAAAAACTGGCTGGCGCTGACCTATGTCCTCAACAGCCTCAGCCGCAGCGTCGGCGTGGCCGACTCCTACCCCTTCATGCTGTCGCCGAAAGTGATTGAAAAACTGCGTTTCATCGACAGCATGCTGCAGGCGCAACGTCCGTAA
- a CDS encoding Crp/Fnr family transcriptional regulator, with product MLAKTLWAPALDAAQLARVQGEVVTRLIPSGHFVCRKGDAVTHWIGVHEGLLKMSSVSPEGKPVSFAGMATGGWLGEGSLLKDEPRKYDVVALRDSQLLFMPKATYLWLLETSIGFNRFMVTQLNERLGMFISLVEYDRMLEPDARVARCLAALFNPHLNPGIGLELQVSQEEIGNLSGASRQRANQALQVLERAGLLRVDYGSITILDLEGLRQFHS from the coding sequence ATGCTGGCCAAAACCTTATGGGCTCCTGCACTTGACGCCGCGCAACTTGCCCGCGTGCAAGGTGAGGTCGTCACGCGCCTGATTCCTTCCGGGCATTTTGTCTGTCGCAAAGGCGATGCGGTGACGCACTGGATAGGCGTGCATGAAGGCCTGCTGAAAATGAGCAGCGTGTCGCCGGAAGGAAAGCCGGTGTCTTTCGCTGGTATGGCGACCGGCGGTTGGTTGGGAGAAGGTTCGCTGCTCAAGGATGAGCCGCGCAAATACGATGTGGTGGCGCTGCGCGACAGTCAGTTGCTGTTCATGCCGAAGGCGACTTATTTGTGGCTGCTGGAAACCAGTATCGGCTTCAACCGCTTCATGGTGACGCAGCTCAACGAACGCCTGGGCATGTTCATTTCATTAGTCGAATACGACCGCATGCTGGAACCGGACGCCCGCGTGGCGCGTTGCCTGGCAGCACTGTTCAATCCGCATCTCAATCCCGGTATAGGACTGGAATTGCAGGTGTCGCAGGAAGAAATCGGCAATCTGTCCGGCGCTTCACGCCAGCGGGCCAATCAGGCGTTGCAGGTACTGGAACGCGCCGGTTTGCTGCGCGTCGATTACGGCAGCATCACGATTCTGGATCTGGAAGGATTGCGCCAGTTTCACTCATAA
- the treY gene encoding malto-oligosyltrehalose synthase — translation MSTLRATARLQLHKEFTFDHAAAQVDYFAALGISHFYVSPILSAQPGSRHGYNIVDPSCINPELGGEPGLQRLVERLHARGMGLIVDIVPNHLGVGRHNPWWQDVLRWGASSRYARWFDIDWHSPDTILRGKVLLPFLGRSDEDVLQSGEIRLVFDAGLGQFFFDYGEQRFPLAPDNYADVLEQAGSSILSPALLASLDIVEGIGIEERQVLADSAFALLRELSANPAGLAAIETALSAFSPALLDGASALRDLLARQHYCLSHWINAGDEINWRRFFEVSELAGVRIEEEGAFEAMHAVLFRLVAAGWIDGVRIDHIDGLADPAAYCLKLRAELVARMPQPAGAKESHTELRAPYLIAEKILGPEEELRPGWQLDGTTGYEFMDQVSALLHDAAGEAELNAIWQETGGGMSCSTGVEDVRRRFLSSNFASEFNALVRALHAVALADGATADTSLMAIHRTLTELLVAFPLYRTYADVHGRDAVDQCVMDAAVKRAAARILPVDQPVLALLEQWLGGRHRAISRTSIAPICAGGR, via the coding sequence ATGAGTACGCTGCGTGCGACGGCACGATTGCAATTGCATAAGGAATTCACGTTCGACCATGCCGCCGCGCAGGTCGATTATTTCGCCGCGCTGGGTATCAGCCATTTTTATGTGTCGCCGATACTGAGCGCGCAACCGGGGTCGCGGCACGGTTACAACATTGTCGATCCGAGCTGCATCAATCCCGAGCTGGGCGGGGAGCCGGGTTTGCAGCGACTGGTGGAGCGGCTGCACGCCAGAGGCATGGGCCTGATTGTCGATATCGTGCCGAATCATCTGGGCGTGGGACGACATAATCCGTGGTGGCAGGATGTATTGCGCTGGGGCGCGTCCAGTCGTTATGCGCGCTGGTTCGATATCGACTGGCATTCGCCCGACACCATCTTGCGCGGCAAGGTGCTGCTGCCGTTTCTGGGACGCAGTGACGAGGACGTCTTGCAGTCGGGAGAAATACGGCTGGTGTTCGATGCCGGGTTGGGACAGTTTTTTTTCGATTATGGCGAGCAACGCTTTCCGCTCGCGCCCGATAACTATGCCGACGTTCTCGAACAGGCCGGGTCGTCGATCTTGTCTCCGGCCTTGCTGGCGTCGCTCGATATTGTGGAGGGTATCGGCATTGAAGAGCGGCAAGTACTGGCCGACAGTGCCTTCGCCTTATTGCGCGAGCTGAGCGCTAATCCAGCGGGACTCGCCGCCATAGAAACTGCCCTGAGCGCGTTTTCTCCTGCGCTGCTTGACGGAGCATCTGCGCTGCGGGATTTGCTGGCGCGTCAACATTACTGTCTTTCTCATTGGATCAATGCCGGGGATGAGATCAACTGGCGACGTTTTTTCGAAGTCAGCGAACTGGCAGGCGTGCGTATCGAGGAGGAGGGTGCTTTCGAGGCGATGCATGCGGTTCTGTTCCGGCTGGTGGCGGCGGGCTGGATTGATGGCGTGCGCATCGATCATATCGACGGGCTGGCCGATCCTGCTGCCTATTGCCTGAAATTGCGTGCGGAACTTGTCGCCCGGATGCCGCAACCGGCAGGTGCAAAAGAATCGCACACAGAGCTGCGCGCACCTTATCTGATTGCGGAAAAAATTCTGGGGCCGGAGGAGGAGTTGCGACCCGGCTGGCAGCTTGACGGTACGACCGGTTACGAATTCATGGATCAGGTCAGCGCTTTGCTGCACGATGCCGCCGGTGAGGCAGAACTCAATGCGATCTGGCAGGAAACCGGTGGCGGGATGTCTTGTTCCACTGGAGTGGAGGACGTGCGACGTCGTTTTCTGAGCAGCAATTTCGCCAGTGAATTCAATGCACTGGTGCGGGCGCTGCACGCTGTGGCGCTGGCCGATGGTGCGACGGCGGATACCTCGCTCATGGCGATTCATCGCACCTTGACCGAGTTGCTGGTGGCGTTTCCGCTATACCGCACTTATGCGGACGTCCATGGCCGCGATGCGGTCGATCAGTGCGTGATGGACGCGGCAGTCAAGCGGGCGGCTGCGCGCATTTTGCCGGTGGATCAGCCGGTGCTGGCCTTGCTGGAGCAATGGCTGGGGGGGCGGCACCGAGCGATATCGAGGACAAGCATAGCGCCGATTTGCGCTGGCGGGCGATGA